ATGTTGAAATAACCACTTCCTCTGGCAGTAGTTGAGATCTTATTAAGGTTGCTCTCTACTGCATATGCCTCTGTCAAAAAGACCTTTTTAGCTTCCTTGGATTGATACCTGACAGAAGGATACTTCGATGGTAATATGTTCTTTAATTCTAAACTGATTTCTTCTTCTTTCAGGTGCTCAAGCCCTTTTTTTGATGTATGGAAAAAGTACCCCAGGATTATTCTATCCGATCTCTTTATAGTCTTTGCAAGTATCTCATCATTGTCAGCCTCTCTCTCAGCCATGGATATATATTCTGTTAATTCCCGACTGGTTATCCTCAATTCTTCAACCTTTTTCTTAAAAGAAGCTGTCCTCTCTAAATCAGAATTCTCATCAGGTTCAGCAAATACTATATCAAAACCTATACTCCTGACCCCATATCTGGTCAAGGTATCAATAAGTCCTGCGATCTTTTTCCGAGACCAGGGCCATCTTCCCAGCTCATCAACACTTTTTTCATCTATAGCTGCAATTACGACCTCATTTCCTGGCTTCACTGAACCACGAGAAACAAACCGTAAATCCAGGGCTTTGAGTTCCATTAAATCCAAGAAAGGAACTCCTATCAGATAAATAGTAATTACCAGCAGAGTAATAACTAAGCTGATCTTAAAGCAATTTAATTTCAAAGGTTTTCTCAAATCAGATCCCCCTCAACAGTCTTCAAAGAGATTTTTTATATTCATCTACATTTCCATTTAACGTTTTTTCTTGTGTTTTCTTAGGGTTCCCTCTTCTTTGATTCCACTGATAGAAACCTTCACTTCTTTCCCGTCTTCCAGTTCGACAATAACCTTCTGTCCGATTATATTTTGCTCTACAACCCTTCCTCTTCCCTGAAGAGTTAATAACGTCTGACCGATTTTTGGCATATCTTTTTTAAAATCAACATAGGTTTCGTGTTCAAAAGCCAAACAACACATTAACCTTCCACAAACACCAGAGATTTTTGCAGGATTTAAAGCCAGATTTTGGTCTTTTGCAATTTTAATGGATACTGGTTCAAAGCCTTTTAAAAAGGTTGAACAACAGAATTCCCTTCCGCAATTCCCTATGCCTCCTACCATCTTTGTCTCATTTCTCACCCCTATCTGACGCATCTCAATTTTTGTATGGAGTCTCTGGGCAAGCCTCTTTACTAATTCTCGGAAATCCACCCTGCTTTCGGAAGTAAAGTAAAAGATAATCTTAGAACCATCAAATAAACATTCCACTTCTACCAGCTTCATCGGCAGGTTACAGTTCTGTATCTCATTTAAACATATTTTATGTATTTCTTTCTCCTTTTCCTGATTCACTATTTCAGCGTTTAAATCGTTTTCGTCAGCTTTTCTGAGTATCTTTTTAAGCGACTTATCTAATAAGGTGATATCTTCTAAATTCGTCATTTTGACAACAGTTCCTATTCCAACGCCCTTCTCTGTTCCCACAACTACTCGATCATTGACATAAAGATTCAGATCCCCTGCATTGAAATCATAAATTTTGCCGCTATCTCTAAATTTTACCCCTGCAACCTTCATCTATTCCCCCGCATCTCACTTGTCTATCACTTTGATGATCTCGCAAAAAGTGCTAAAGACACCTTTCTTGTCATTCCCGCGGAAGCGGGAATCCAGTAAAATCAATTAGTTCTGGACTCCCGTTTTCATGGGAGTGACGGTTTTATGACTTTTTAAAAGTCCATCACTCTTGCTCAATGAAAATATGCCTTTCGCGGTTGCCTTGACCCCTTATTGACAGATCTCTCCTAACATCACTTCCAGTGTCAGCCGCTTATTGGAATTTCGCAGTAATGCCGATTCGGCATCATTTATTATCCTTAATTTCCTCAATAAATCTGTTGTAGTAAGCCTTCCCGAAAGTCTTTTTATCTCTTCTAAAAAATCAGCATTTATCAATCGATCCGATGGACAGTCCTCTTTAAAGATTAAAATATCTCTAAACCAAGCTTTTAGAAATTGAAGGGCAATAATAAGCTCTTCTTTTTCCTTTGACATTTCTTCTGCAAACTCGAAGGTTTCATTGATGTTATTGGGGGAAAGGGCACTAATCTTTTCAATAAGTCTATTTCTATACTCCAGAGTAGTCCCTTTAGACAATTCATATGCCCTATTCAGGCTTCCGCTTGCCAACGATGCTATCTTCAAAGAGGCATCTTCATCTTTTCCCAGTTTCTCTTTGATTATTTTGGAGATTAAATCATTGGTCAATGGCTGAAATTTAAGCTTTTGACACCTGGAACTAACAGTCGGTAACAACAGATGA
The window above is part of the Thermodesulfobacteriota bacterium genome. Proteins encoded here:
- the ricT gene encoding regulatory iron-sulfur-containing complex subunit RicT, encoding MKVAGVKFRDSGKIYDFNAGDLNLYVNDRVVVGTEKGVGIGTVVKMTNLEDITLLDKSLKKILRKADENDLNAEIVNQEKEKEIHKICLNEIQNCNLPMKLVEVECLFDGSKIIFYFTSESRVDFRELVKRLAQRLHTKIEMRQIGVRNETKMVGGIGNCGREFCCSTFLKGFEPVSIKIAKDQNLALNPAKISGVCGRLMCCLAFEHETYVDFKKDMPKIGQTLLTLQGRGRVVEQNIIGQKVIVELEDGKEVKVSISGIKEEGTLRKHKKKR
- the holB gene encoding DNA polymerase III subunit delta'; this encodes MSFKDVLGQDRQIEIIKKAIKNNRVPHAYLFLGEEGVGKRRVALTLAKALNCSAELADSCDECISCRKIINGNHPDVTVVEPEGISIKIDQIREMQRFLKYKPYEGKKRVCIIPNAEKMNPAAANSILKTLEEPSPDIILILITASSHLLLPTVSSRCQKLKFQPLTNDLISKIIKEKLGKDEDASLKIASLASGSLNRAYELSKGTTLEYRNRLIEKISALSPNNINETFEFAEEMSKEKEELIIALQFLKAWFRDILIFKEDCPSDRLINADFLEEIKRLSGRLTTTDLLRKLRIINDAESALLRNSNKRLTLEVMLGEICQ